In Yamadazyma tenuis chromosome 7, complete sequence, the sequence TCTTTTTTCTACCGGCAGCTCTTTTGGAGATCAAGTGTTCCAACGAGTATTCGGAACTAACAGTCATTTTAgagttggtgaaattgTGTGGTTTTTTTGCGGGATGGTTACGTTTTATACCCTGCTTGATTTCTAATCCATATACGGCTCTTATCTGTGCCACACTCGCAGGGGTTTTTTCCGACCGCACCGCGCACGACGAACACTTTTCCCACACTGTGGTTGTTAAACTGGGGCTTAGGGCGAGGGGAGATGGCGGTGAGGCGATGTGGGTGTCGACGAATCGGCCCCATCTACGGCTACTCACTCCCGCAACCTGGGACCATTTCAGTCCCTGACTCGTTGTCCACTACTTATTCCCGTCAATCTCCTATTATGCATTAAAAGTAACTATACGCGGTGACATTATTCCCGATTGATCTGCACCCTTCACATCATTTCATCCACTTCAAGCAAATCGTCCTCGAGAAACTCCATCGCCTGACACGCCTTATACTCGTCTATTACACTCAACACATGTTCTTTAcattggttgaagttgtctAGTACCCGTTCTCTCTCACTGTTCTTATCACCCACCGTATCGGCATCGATGTACGAGTTGATAAACGCTCCCCTCTTGGCGAGAGCATCGTactgttgaagaatcttgaTGAGAAACGGCACCATCGACGTGTTGTTTGAGATCAGAAGCCCGTTGAGGTTCTTATGTTTGGAAGTGTGGGTACCGTACATAAAGGGAGATTTCTTCCCGTTCACAACGCTGATGGACGAGGGCGTCCACGGCACAAACTCGAGTCTTTTCAAGGCCTTGAGCTTCCCTTTCCTTATTTCGTCTTGGTTCAAGTCCGACCCAATTAAGTAGGTGAACATGGATATGTACTTCGGCTTGGTGGTACCGATCTTATTCATCTTGTACTTGTCATCGAGTAATTCTAATATTAAGTCGTATTCGTTCATGTTAGATAAATGCGGTTTGGAAGATCCCAGATGGAAGGCAGAGAGGTCTGCAAATGGAGCGATGGATGCGGATAGGAACTTAAGTTCGGGAACCGGAATCAAGCTCGATAAGATGGATTCGTACGACGTGTACATGTAGCCGGGAAACCGGATGGGGTTGGATATACTGGCAATCACATAGGAGATcaatttgttggtggtgttgaaggcATTATTGctgttttcaaattgaaggtcTGACGTCTGGGACAAGCCAAACACGTCATTTTGGATTTTATTGAGCGAATCATTATCGAAAACGGTGGTCCAGTCGCTGCAGTCAATCAAACGATCCAACGTCAATAACGTATTATATGGCTGGACAATCACATCGGAAGTCTTTTCGCTCGAAGGAAATATCAGCGATGTGGTAATGAGCTTTTTGGCCCCAAATCGATCGTTAAGTTCTTCTAACAAGTATGACCCAACCCCGGATCCCGTACCTCCTGCCACGCTGTGAATGACTTGAAATGTAGATAAGTTCTCGCACCTATCAGACTCTCGATCTATTATTTCGAGGAGTTCTTCCACGTGCTGTGTTCCGTAGGCGTACCCCCTCAGCCAGTTATTGGCGGCTCCATCTCC encodes:
- the TUB4 gene encoding gamma-tubulin (COG:Z; EggNog:ENOG503NWWN), translating into MPGETITIQAGQCGNQVGTQFWSQLALEHGLLPDGTSTPYPQDQEQPEFDGQRAGTTNHREDRAELFFTLSDSGKYTPRSVLIDLEPSVIQRATNGFPMFNPRNIHLSETGDGAANNWSRGYAYGTQHVEELLEIIDRESDRCENLSTFQVIHSVAGGTGSGVGSYLLEELNDRFGAKKLITTSSIFPSSEKTSDVIVQPYNTLLTLDRLIDCSDWTTVFDNDSLNKIQNDVFGLSQTSDLQFENSNNAFNTTNKLISYVIASISNPIRFPGYMYTSYESILSSLIPVPELKFLSASIAPFADLSAFHSGSSKPHLSNMNEYDLILELLDDKYKMNKIGTTKPKYISMFTYLIGSDLNQDEIRKGKLKALKRLEFVPWTPSSISVVNGKKSPFMYGTHTSKHKNLNGLSISNNTSMVPFLIKILQQYDALAKRGAFINSYIDADTVGDKNSERERVLDNFNQCKEHVLSVIDEYKACQAMEFLEDDLLEVDEMM